The Sabethes cyaneus chromosome 1, idSabCyanKW18_F2, whole genome shotgun sequence DNA segment AAAAGCAGTATTACCCAGGTAattaagcatttccaatgcaatttaaatgcaaaccaATAAGTATTTAAGTTGCCTTTATTGCTACTTCTATACTATTTTGGCAAAACATACGGCCAGTGTattgctagccctcttatagtgctgacaatgcttatttgtggatgccaatttgcaacagttatgcagacaaaaggctgataaacaccAGAACGCAAtgtaaaacgccagggatgcttaTGAACGATTGATTTAtggcttatactaatgcttattggttacctgggtagtattATAGCAGTTTcagtgacatcttttgcatgttcaaataagaatttgttcgttcttaaaagaacgcttttcggtaattgatgaaacttaggaaacttggaacttagtgcttttcactcggttttctttagcaacacaaatctaaCTTTGCACTTTTGTTCAGACTggaattgaaatgctccagtttcttcaacgtagatgatggaatgatgtACCATGAAAAATGGGCGGAACCTATTCTTGTCGCTTACTCTATTATATAACGCGACGTAAGCCgacgaacagcattattcaaacggaagctgagctactgccaacatctcattggcatgtctggacgcgacaaaggaggaagcatcaagggcaaacgaaagtcacgctcgagtcgtgcacgtctgcagttcccggttgGTAGTGTTCACCGGCTGCTgcggaaaggaaagtatgctgagcgtgttggagctggagcattcGTCTCGCTGCCTGGacggaatatctggctgctgaagttctggaattggcaggaaataagctgttcgcgacaacaaaacgaccagaattatcccacgtcacttgcagctggccacctggactggtatttcatcgggACTCATGACCacacacgaacggcttcgtcgatcgcatagctgctgaggctttccggttggaccgttgcaacaagccgtgcctggttggCGGTTAGTGccagtttattgcaagctgtaGTTATGATAACAATcagtccttttaagggccacacaacgattgaagagtttattatactttcttgcccagttaataccataataacacagacaacgagggaaaagttgaatttttcgccgttaCGGACAACCAACAAATGACcgaaataagttttctgatcacgggcgacattttctgccacttctaaaacgtctgcagcttgtaaatgctttattatcagtgtacttttgtaagccgcagaaactttttgaaaactcgcgcggaaccgtctaccgattaccagaggaaaagcgctattcaacgtagaaacagatcatgaaaatttatttactgtttggcttAGTGTGActaaataaactagtttactagtaacccgatgatcaaaacgccatcactaaaaccaaaattagtaaCGTTGGTCAAACAAGTCTCTCTATATTTATATTGTTGAAACaatcagttttcgaaaattgcaaaatttcaatagtgcgttgattttatccacctatcatatcaatatacacgataaaatttaatgcgcatgtaCTGGAAACGAACTAAGattgttcaaaattttattaattattctatgggatattttattatggtcgccaATTCGATCAGAATGGTCTGACAGTAAACCTTTAAATTTTCTGGTCACCGAAgtgttttcaagttgacaaaactGGCGAACTggtttagcttttaccagagcgaaaagcgaaaagttttattatggtgGTAGCTGTCACGTAGCGAAAGCCtaattggttttattgctgctttcagcagagcgtgatacgattatttgagcttataacctgatttttatagaggttatgaaaacattctgaagagtgggccacttggtcagaaggcagttttatagcggccatcagaAAATTCCAGTGGAggttatagttttattagcggttttacaaaattggtcatgaaaaccactatagaacgtaataaaacttagaattgtaaCTTGGGTggggagggcggctttgtcgtgtGGTGCATATCGAGCAGACGtaagttaagggggcatagtactttttcaaattaaaaaaaaaaaaattttttattgattatttcgaaagattttgagattaacattttgaccatatgtgtttcaagtcatttcgatgaattccaaaaattgacaatgttacagctatttgtaccgcgcatgtctggagcgatcacacagcgaataaaaacttcaacgccgtttttctcgaaatcgggttttgaaagtcggtaccataaatatctcaagaacggctcaagcaattctcatgattctttttttttttgtttcaaagccatgtattttttagaaatgtttaaagtcaattttttcgactaaaaaccttacttttatgtttgcatgtccgccattttgttatgcgttagAATGcgttaaaaaaaggatgggtcaaatacgagataatttaatgatttttcatgtatattcgttttggaatttttcgatTCGGATAAGCttcccagcgccaatccatgttcaaggagccgtaggggagagggaaagaggttcacatatgcaaacaaaattgtaaatattagtataaagtgcaatgtttagaatgcaaaaaaccgattcgcttttcgcattatcgaaaaaaaatatttgaaataaggcaaaaaatatggtgtaaaaagtactatgcccccttaacctaCTTTGCGCTGTTTGCCTGATTCGTACAGTATTTTTCGGCTCTGTGTAGTTCTACCAATCCACGATGGTCTTTACCTTAGCGCAGAGTAAAGCTTCTGGCAGGATCGCCATTGTGAATTTTTCACTTGTAATCGGGAAAAGTGTCTGCATATTATTTACCTTTGCCGAAATATAGTACCACCGAATAGTAAAGGATTCTCCATAGTATTCAGTGCTGGTTTGTTTTTCGGACAATCAGTATGACACTTAGATAATGAAAAATAGCgctaaaaattattcaaaataatgtTCTTAATCACAAATAAACTGCACTGTACAAACATCGCACGTCATCCATCAACCGATTGGAGTTTCTGTACTTTCGTGTATCTTTCACCGTTCTTGCGCTGCAAATTAATCCAAAGCAAATAGAATCCAGCATCCATCCCTTCCATTCACTAGACTATTCAAAGAGACCCCGAGCTCGCAGCGGACGAAGATATTTTCAATCATCATCCTTTGGCTTCGAAGTTGTTTTCCTGAGCACTTTGTTCGTGTTCGGCACGCAAAGGAAACAGAAATCAGTTTTCTGTCCAGCAAAGTAACACTTTTTTCCGAGCCCGAGAATTCCGCTCTGAAAAGCATTCACAAGCTGGATCGGGAGGATCCAATTTCGAAGCAAGCTAATCTCCTTCGGCCGCCAGGTTCGTTATCGACGGAGCCCGGCaattgcagtgcagtgcagtgcgagGGTTTTGGCGAAGAGATTAAGAAATGgaactaattttccattccgAGCAAATAAAGGGAAAATGAAATCGTTTTTTCCGGATGGACTTGACCGGGAGGAAGTAGTTTGTCGGGGACGACGAGGTGATGGAGCTTGCATCTTTTTTTTTGATCATAATTTCTTTCAAGCGAAGCTGCAGCAAAAGAAAGAAATCTTAGAGAAGATGAAAAAAGGCGCCAAACAGTTGCTGTCCTTTGGAGCTGGTGAATGCATTTCAGACGGAGCTGAACGTCTTCAGTTTCGCTAAAAATATCTCTGATATATGATGATGAGTTTATTTGCAATCTCTTTGCAGTTATTCAGTGAATGACTAGGCAGAGTGGAAAAGTTGCGCTTGCAGTGATTCAATGTGTAGCTTAGTAACCGGCTAGCGGCTCGGAAAAAGGCAGATAAGTAATTATTCAAATATATTAATCAAAGACTACCGTGCCGTGCGGGTGGCGGGATATAACCCACCATAATCGGTCTGCCGGACCGATGACCAAAAGACAAACTGGCCGGAATTATGATTATGGCATAAATTTGCATTAAATATACTCTCGCCAGCTGGGCCGACCGAGCCCAACGGACGGACCGAGCTCGAGTGGGCGTTTGGCGTTTTTGGATTCGCAGAGATTTTCCATTAAGGCTTGGCTAGAGAAGAGCGGGTTTGGAAGCAGTCCAACCGAAAGCACCCGTGAATTTCCGACATGAAATGCGAACCTTAGGCGGGTGTGATTGAAATAGCACACCGTTTTTCACACGTGCTTGAAATTTGTCGACCAAAACGGGTTTATTGGCTGGAATTAGCACAGATAATTAGTGTCCAATAAAGGCTTATGTGGTTTGTAGAATTATACGTACTCCTGAGAGTAGGCCATGGAATTGAACGGAACTAGAAGACATGCCTAAATTCATTCAATGACTTGAAAGTgtggaaaagtaaaaaaaggcAGGGCCCTCCCGTACCAACCGATTCCTATAAAGCAGCAGATCAACCATAACTGAATACTTCTTTACGTTTATGTGAATATTCCACCAACAGTTCTCAACATTTCTACTAGGCTGTGATATCAGGGCTCACCGATACTGTAGGAACGTAGCACCATTTAATccatttaaaatttattcttcACTTATTTTGCTTAGCAGCAAGTCAGCGGGAATTTCTCCCAAACACCCGGaaaatatgtataaaaatatcacACATCTTCTATCGTCTCGCTCTTTGCCTTCCTCGAGAGTACGTTCTAGTTGTCGCACTGATGCTTTCattaacattaaaaaaaaaagtattgGCAATATCCTTCCAGCACCGCGTCACCGGTAGGTTCATTTTGTTCATCTCACGTTACTTGTCTCTAAAATATGCTACCCTATTTTACACCTTCAAGCGGTAAAGCTCAAACTCTCACCTAGCATTCGTTCACCTCCAGTCGGCCGACCGTCGTTGCGTCGAATTGCGTCAATTAACTCACTACCTGTACAGGACAACAACGACGGCAGAACcgacagaagaaaaaaacagaacgGAAAACAAATCGAACAGAAGAAAAGCCACGCTGCTCAAGCCTCTGGATTGATCATCACTTCCAGGTCGGGAACGTGAAGCAACAGTACGGTGTGTCCCGCCGTTGTTGCCTTGGTCGACGCCGCTcgcttcatcatcatcatcgtcgtcgtcgtcatcatcgtcggcggcgtcgtcgtcgtcgtcgagtgGGACGCAACATCTGGCGGAAGTTGCTGGAGTTGCTCCAGGGGCCACCATTCGGCACCGTCGGTGTGCATCATGTCGACACCGGCGCTGCCTTCGGTGGCCCTTTATCAGTCCCCATCGATGGTCAGATGACGATGGTTGCCGTTTTGCAGGATCTTCGTCACCGGGACGGTCGTTTGGATGATACCGTTGGTgtcgcaggtcgccttccagtCGATCTGCGTCTGCTGCTGGTGTTGCTGCTgcagatgctgctgctgctgcgattGCTTCAGGTCGCTTTGGGTCGAATCCGACTCGTTAGTGTAGCTGGTGGTGAAGCATTTTCTAGGAGTAAACGAAAAACGAATTTAGAGGTAAGCTTTGACTAGTTTAACGTAGTCTTACTTCCACAAGACGATCGCTAGAATTATGAGCAGGAGACCAAAACAGCAGATGACAGCACCGGCTAGGACTATCAAATCGTAATCGGCGTAGTGATGATAAAGCGACGGAGGCTGCTGCTGATCGCAGTTAGCGTGCAGCATAATCTGTCAAAGAAAAAACACAAACAAATAAAGAATCCAGTAGTCGAATCCAGCAACGTTCGATTTACCTTTTTGGATTCCGAATACGGACCCAAGATGACCTTGTTCGGATTAACCACACTGATGGACGCCGCCCGGACCTTCAGCTCGTAGTTCGAATCGGTGGTCAGGTTCTGCAGAACAACGGACGTCTCTACGATGGAAGCGTTCGCAGAAATACGAATCTCCCGGGACCGGGTGTAGTCCATGTTGCGGTAGCTGACAATGTAGTGATTAACGGAGTTGTAAAAGTGCTGCGGAATGCGCCAAGCAAGAAACAGCGCGTCCTCCGAATAGCACGTCAGATTGACGAAGCGAGGTGCACTAGGGCCGGCGATGTCCGTCCGAATGGACACCTCCGACGGTTCGCCGTCATATTTCAGACTGAAAGCGGCCACTATGATGCGGTAGTCGGTAAACGGTTCTGTTGgtaaacggaacaaaaaataaactttaaacCCGAACGAATCAAGTTTCATGCAGTGGCTTACTTAAGCTGGACAGCGTGTAGTAGTAGATTGAGTTCTGCATGGCGTCGCTTTTCAGTATGGGTAAATGCAGCAACGTCTGATTCTGATACACGTAATAAACCCGATAACCGTGGATTACACCGTTCTTTCGGTCCGGTTCCTGCCAGCTAATGCGAATCGTTGTCGACGTCACCTCCAGGATGCTCAGATTTCGAGGCCTACTGGGAACTGGCGGCGGCAGCGAAAACAGGGGATAAACACAACGGACGGCAAGACATAAATAAGCCTGTTTTGAGGTTATGAATTTTAATGAATCTCCGATCCGAGGTGTGAACATTGCGAGTTAAACAGGCAGGGAAGGTTGGTTCGGTTTATCAATGCAAataataatgtaaataattgCCGGTGTTTTACTTTCAGAGGATGTGGAGGGGGAAAAGGATTAATTTCGATGACGATAAGAAGCCTACTTTCGACAAATTAGCTAAAGCGGACAATCTGACTAACAGGGATTCGATGGTGGGGTGCGAAGAAAATAGTTATCAATGATGAACGAACTTTATCAGGTAATTAATATTCTCCCATTTATATCGCTGGGGAGGGACCCGAAATTTGTGATGGGATCTTGAAGGGAGTATAAATCAAAATGAATTATAAATCGGTTTCCTGACCGGCTCTCGTTTGGGGAGGGGAGACAGCAATTTAAACCTCGGTGCAGATTAAAGGTTTTCTACATGCTTATTGCTTACCTCCTTCGTCCGTCATTACCAGAACCGTTGTTGGTGGGCCCAAACCTTCCGGGTTGAATACTTGAATTGAAACCAGATACTGTGTGTACGTTTCAAGATTGTGGATTTCATGACTctgaaatgaaatgaatgaaGTCGATGT contains these protein-coding regions:
- the LOC128745464 gene encoding protein sidekick-2-like produces the protein MCARHAVIDIESIPMVRYIAVAGGNVTLSCPGVNEHSLVDSLVWRTSQTVAEYVSGVPLVSNQRITLLPDNFSLHIRPTVASDTAEYNCLVNDRHSPEAIVDLLVQDVPEPSGRPLVLSFTSRSVHLSWAHSQDPRNAPVTNFIIETRVGENGDWDEVAPIRTKGNSTSYQVGGLLPFTVYSFRVIAINELGRSPPSKESYYFVTLREAPTGKPITTIAHNTSATSLYISWKPPPPDTILGEFLGYRITYRTRDRNPDDVKEIYIRDSSVESHEIHNLETYTQYLVSIQVFNPEGLGPPTTVLVMTDEGVPSRPRNLSILEVTSTTIRISWQEPDRKNGVIHGYRVYYVYQNQTLLHLPILKSDAMQNSIYYYTLSSLKPFTDYRIIVAAFSLKYDGEPSEVSIRTDIAGPSAPRFVNLTCYSEDALFLAWRIPQHFYNSVNHYIVSYRNMDYTRSREIRISANASIVETSVVLQNLTTDSNYELKVRAASISVVNPNKVILGPYSESKKIMLHANCDQQQPPSLYHHYADYDLIVLAGAVICCFGLLLIILAIVLWKKCFTTSYTNESDSTQSDLKQSQQQQHLQQQHQQQTQIDWKATCDTNGIIQTTVPVTKILQNGNHRHLTIDGD